A stretch of Paenibacillus sp. URB8-2 DNA encodes these proteins:
- a CDS encoding response regulator, with translation MEDNLQKVLYVEDNPLNMALMHHLFKKNLPNVLLLKAETGELGLEMAEQQRPDLIILDIGLPGLNGYETMECLQQGEYTRHVPVLAISAFAQLSDIAKARQAGFAGYITKPIQVRTFTETVQGLLAGGAGSFTGY, from the coding sequence ATGGAAGATAATTTGCAAAAAGTCCTATATGTGGAGGATAATCCACTGAATATGGCGCTGATGCATCATCTCTTCAAAAAAAATCTGCCTAATGTCCTGCTTCTGAAAGCCGAAACGGGTGAGCTTGGACTTGAAATGGCTGAGCAGCAGCGGCCGGACCTTATTATACTGGATATCGGCCTTCCGGGTCTAAACGGATATGAGACGATGGAATGCCTGCAGCAGGGGGAGTATACACGCCATGTTCCGGTCCTGGCCATCAGCGCATTTGCCCAATTGTCGGACATCGCCAAAGCGCGGCAGGCGGGGTTTGCGGGATATATTACCAAGCCGATTCAAGTCAGGACCTTCACAGAAACCGTACAGGGTCTGCTTGCCGGAGGGGCGGGCAGCTTTACCGGCTACTGA
- a CDS encoding Na-translocating system protein MpsC family protein — protein MSTIDLAGQLSSYTGRLLRERFGRGPESVYASIAKQCIALHIRNFMGPVERFLLSKEEEQAFRYTRELLMKSLLPELSSYIKDELEIEVAEIFYDWGIHNASGMIVALIKGGEAFTDEYAGQDEVHNQINEVSRKVQRFPDLTTSWWINPRTLIVKREGILIPLEKELIDLGYENTLKTTKRKMEKRYLETTTISQLFGKELADIYVDWDFDKDNSVIAFTFNS, from the coding sequence ATGAGTACTATAGACCTGGCGGGACAGCTTTCCAGTTACACGGGAAGATTGCTTAGGGAACGGTTCGGGAGAGGTCCCGAATCCGTATACGCTTCGATTGCGAAGCAATGTATTGCGCTGCATATACGTAATTTCATGGGACCGGTAGAGCGTTTCTTGCTCAGTAAAGAGGAGGAGCAGGCCTTTCGCTACACGCGCGAGCTGCTGATGAAGTCTCTTCTTCCCGAATTGTCCTCTTATATAAAGGATGAGCTGGAGATCGAGGTTGCTGAGATTTTCTATGATTGGGGTATACATAACGCATCAGGAATGATTGTGGCTCTGATCAAGGGCGGTGAAGCTTTCACAGACGAGTACGCGGGACAGGATGAGGTTCATAACCAGATTAACGAAGTTAGCCGCAAGGTTCAGAGGTTCCCGGATCTCACAACTTCGTGGTGGATTAATCCGCGCACCCTGATCGTCAAGCGCGAAGGCATACTGATTCCGCTGGAGAAAGAACTGATTGATCTGGGCTACGAGAATACACTTAAGACGACCAAGCGGAAAATGGAGAAGCGTTATTTGGAGACGACCACCATTTCGCAGCTGTTCGGCAAGGAATTGGCCGATATCTATGTGGACTGGGATTTTGATAAAGATAACAGTGTTATCGCATTTACGTTCAATTCATAG
- a CDS encoding 4Fe-4S dicluster domain-containing protein yields the protein MIELISSDRCIGCKLCVKVCPTNVFDFDINRKLPALARQEDCQTCFMCEAYCPADALYVAPQAEHSVPVREEDLIGSGLLGSWREEIGWNPGSTSTMAARDTTPMFEIFTERYRRT from the coding sequence ATGATCGAGTTGATCAGTTCGGACCGCTGTATCGGCTGCAAGCTATGCGTAAAGGTGTGTCCGACGAACGTATTCGATTTTGACATTAATCGAAAGCTTCCGGCACTTGCCCGGCAGGAGGACTGCCAGACCTGCTTCATGTGCGAGGCTTACTGCCCGGCTGACGCGCTTTATGTAGCTCCCCAAGCGGAGCATTCCGTTCCCGTTCGGGAGGAAGATCTGATTGGTTCCGGTCTGCTGGGCAGTTGGAGAGAGGAGATCGGCTGGAATCCGGGTTCCACTTCGACAATGGCGGCCCGGGACACGACGCCTATGTTTGAAATATTCACCGAACGATACCGAAGAACATAA
- a CDS encoding FAD-dependent oxidoreductase, producing MTRQEERLEADVLVLGGGPAGAWAAWSAASLGAKVILADKGYLGTSGATAPGGTTLLVIPPVSELREEAVRSRLKAGGYLSENAWIHRVLDQVEQNLEQIESWGYPFPKDEHGNAMRTHLHGPEYMGLMRKVVRKAGVKIWDQSPALELLHDDHGVGGARGVNRLTGNAWEVRANAVVMATGGCAFLSKGLGCNVLTGEGLLMSAEAGADLSGMEFTRQYAPSFADGSVTRGRMLAWATLYDAAGQPLLKGDRTFGSIPELLLKGPVYASLDLADTEEKRNFLRRAHPIFFMPLERAGIDPFRDKFPLTLRYEGTMRGTGGLRLTGSGCETTVAGLYAAGDAASREKVTGAISGGGAYNASWAICSGSWAGQAAARYARTLGGSGGRRLKAAGRYGLSAGADSPETLEVKALVTAVQREVLPLNINFFRTEAGIDASLGRLNALMSDLNAQPPASTRGIVQAREAAAMLATARWMYTAALARKETRGLQALAEYPVMDPRQTHRLVLSGIGNIRISTESVPHAHELRAVKEERAI from the coding sequence ATGACGCGGCAAGAAGAACGGTTGGAGGCGGATGTGCTTGTACTGGGCGGGGGTCCGGCCGGGGCATGGGCGGCATGGAGCGCGGCCTCGCTGGGAGCGAAAGTCATCCTGGCCGACAAAGGCTATCTCGGCACAAGCGGAGCGACAGCCCCGGGAGGAACGACGCTGCTCGTGATCCCTCCCGTGTCGGAGCTTCGGGAGGAGGCCGTTCGGTCCAGACTTAAGGCCGGAGGCTACTTGTCTGAGAACGCTTGGATTCACCGCGTGCTGGATCAGGTGGAACAGAACCTGGAGCAGATCGAAAGTTGGGGCTATCCTTTTCCGAAAGATGAGCACGGCAATGCCATGCGCACTCACCTGCACGGACCGGAATATATGGGCCTGATGCGTAAGGTTGTCCGCAAGGCCGGCGTAAAGATATGGGATCAGTCTCCGGCACTGGAGCTTCTTCACGATGATCACGGCGTTGGCGGGGCGCGCGGTGTTAACCGTCTGACCGGCAATGCATGGGAGGTAAGGGCGAATGCGGTTGTCATGGCCACTGGAGGCTGCGCTTTCCTGAGTAAGGGTCTCGGCTGCAATGTATTGACCGGGGAAGGACTGCTGATGTCAGCCGAGGCTGGCGCCGATTTGTCCGGAATGGAATTCACCCGGCAGTACGCGCCGAGCTTTGCGGACGGCAGCGTTACCCGCGGACGCATGCTGGCCTGGGCCACGCTGTATGATGCAGCCGGGCAGCCGCTGTTGAAAGGGGACCGTACCTTTGGCAGTATTCCCGAACTGCTGCTGAAAGGGCCGGTCTACGCCAGTCTTGATCTCGCCGATACGGAGGAGAAACGTAATTTCCTGCGCCGTGCCCATCCAATCTTCTTCATGCCGCTTGAGCGGGCGGGAATCGACCCTTTCCGCGACAAATTCCCGCTGACGCTTCGCTATGAGGGAACGATGCGCGGGACGGGAGGCCTCCGTCTGACCGGCAGCGGCTGCGAGACGACGGTTGCCGGCCTGTATGCGGCCGGGGACGCCGCATCGCGCGAGAAGGTAACCGGCGCGATTTCGGGCGGCGGGGCGTACAACGCGTCCTGGGCCATATGCAGCGGAAGCTGGGCCGGCCAAGCGGCCGCACGATATGCCCGGACCCTTGGCGGCAGCGGCGGCCGCCGGCTCAAAGCGGCCGGACGCTACGGGCTGTCCGCCGGCGCAGACTCGCCGGAAACGCTTGAGGTTAAGGCGCTGGTGACGGCGGTCCAGCGCGAAGTGCTGCCGCTGAACATCAACTTCTTCCGCACCGAGGCAGGAATCGATGCTTCGCTCGGACGCCTGAATGCGCTGATGTCTGATTTGAACGCTCAACCGCCTGCATCCACACGAGGAATCGTTCAGGCGCGCGAAGCGGCGGCAATGCTGGCGACTGCCCGCTGGATGTATACCGCCGCCCTTGCCCGGAAGGAGACGCGCGGCCTGCAGGCGCTGGCGGAATATCCGGTGATGGACCCCCGGCAGACCCACCGGCTGGTTCTGTCCGGTATCGGCAATATTCGCATCTCTACAGAGAGCGTGCCCCACGCCCATGAACTGCGTGCCGTAAAGGAGGAGCGGGCAATATGA
- a CDS encoding ABC transporter substrate-binding protein, which yields MAKVYREIQGGAARGLRFMLIASVVMVMLVISACGSNGNSGSKAAEGTDTAEAASSGNAAKSSVPAVLNYGFIGANKLNLPSGAEGWGFYKGIIQEELKKHGITEVKLTSFPNGPDQTESLISGRLDFGSLGDTPAIIAYAGGAKTRLIGQGSAHTVGYLIAKKDGPKTVKDLQGKTIATQKGSFMHRYLVGLLKQEGVTDYKLVHMLIPDATAALARGDIDATTNNGVQAIKQISAGYPLLDDSSKHPELLGSSVTVVSEDYLAKFPDFPKVWNEAREKALADLKQHEDEYYKFLAEIGETTPDIVKQVSPVGDLKDTAFTDDGLALLEGTKNFLVEEKLAKKDFQISDWQLK from the coding sequence ATGGCAAAGGTGTATAGAGAGATTCAGGGGGGCGCGGCACGGGGCTTGCGCTTTATGCTTATCGCAAGTGTGGTCATGGTTATGCTGGTCATTTCCGCTTGCGGAAGCAACGGGAATTCCGGCAGCAAGGCCGCGGAAGGAACGGATACGGCGGAGGCGGCTAGCAGCGGAAATGCCGCAAAGAGCAGCGTTCCGGCGGTGCTGAATTACGGCTTCATCGGGGCCAACAAGCTGAATCTGCCGAGTGGAGCGGAAGGCTGGGGCTTCTATAAGGGCATTATCCAAGAGGAACTCAAGAAACACGGCATTACAGAAGTGAAGCTGACCAGCTTCCCGAACGGACCGGACCAGACGGAATCGCTGATCAGCGGCCGGCTCGATTTCGGTTCGCTTGGCGATACCCCTGCTATTATCGCTTATGCCGGCGGCGCCAAGACCCGCCTAATCGGCCAGGGATCGGCCCATACCGTCGGTTACCTGATTGCCAAGAAGGACGGCCCGAAGACGGTGAAGGATCTGCAGGGCAAGACCATTGCGACGCAGAAGGGATCTTTCATGCACCGCTACCTTGTGGGACTGCTCAAGCAAGAAGGGGTTACGGACTACAAGCTTGTGCATATGCTCATTCCTGACGCTACCGCTGCCCTGGCGCGCGGAGATATCGACGCGACAACCAACAACGGCGTTCAGGCGATTAAGCAAATCAGCGCCGGGTATCCGCTTCTGGACGATTCCTCCAAGCACCCTGAGCTTCTTGGCTCCAGTGTGACCGTTGTGTCGGAAGATTATCTGGCGAAATTCCCGGACTTCCCTAAGGTCTGGAACGAGGCGCGCGAGAAAGCGCTGGCCGACCTGAAGCAGCATGAGGACGAATATTACAAGTTTCTTGCCGAAATCGGGGAGACTACGCCGGATATCGTCAAGCAGGTAAGTCCGGTCGGAGACTTAAAGGATACCGCTTTTACGGATGACGGACTAGCGCTGCTTGAAGGCACGAAGAACTTTCTTGTGGAAGAAAAGCTGGCCAAAAAAGATTTCCAAATCAGCGATTGGCAGCTGAAATAG
- a CDS encoding 4Fe-4S dicluster domain-containing protein, with the protein MIEVISADRCVGCNQCVAVCPTNVFDQSGGKVPVIARQSDCQTCFMCELYCPVDALYVAPDSEAATGITETELKERGLLGGYREKVGWGKGRKPVASHGFMVQLSRRAGF; encoded by the coding sequence GTGATTGAAGTCATCAGCGCGGACCGTTGCGTCGGCTGCAATCAATGCGTGGCGGTCTGCCCGACCAACGTGTTCGACCAGTCAGGCGGCAAGGTTCCTGTCATTGCAAGGCAAAGCGATTGCCAGACCTGCTTTATGTGCGAGCTGTACTGCCCGGTGGATGCCCTGTATGTGGCGCCGGATTCGGAAGCCGCGACAGGCATTACGGAAACGGAGCTTAAGGAGCGGGGGCTTCTTGGCGGATACAGGGAGAAGGTGGGCTGGGGAAAAGGGAGGAAGCCTGTGGCCAGCCACGGCTTTATGGTTCAGTTATCCCGCCGGGCGGGATTCTAG
- a CDS encoding FAD-dependent oxidoreductase: protein MNETVKRGSLELKADVLVIGGGPAGTWAALTASAKGAKVVLADKGYCGSSGATAPSGTGVWYVDPDKELREKAKASRFILGGSLAEHSWMDRVLNRTYENMNRLGLSGYPFPVDEFGNPHRRSLQGPEYMRLMRKLVKKAGVTILDHSPALELLADEHGIAGATGVQTQTGEAWSVIAGAVVIATGGCAFLSKALGCNVLTGDGLLLAAEAGAAMSGMEFSNAYAICPTFSSVTKTAYYSYASFYYEDGSVVEGAGSKKGRSFIARNLLQGRKVFARLDQAPEDLRPLLRVAQTNFFLPFDRLGIDPFKDAFPVTLRLEGTVRGTGGIRITDEACGTGVPGLYAAGDAATRELICGGFTGGGSHNAAWAMSSGSFAGEGAAGYALSLGRHAAGRAPAGLSSSTLTHRKAQPGAASRALEYTAAVQAEVTPYDINLFRTGERLEASLGRLDRLWKEQRGQEVELTAEGVKLRETAAMTATARWMYSSALARTETRGMHKREDHKAIDENQHYRLISGGLDEVWVKPELTAKESVPS, encoded by the coding sequence ATGAATGAAACGGTAAAAAGGGGTTCACTGGAGTTGAAAGCGGATGTGCTCGTGATTGGGGGAGGTCCGGCGGGCACATGGGCCGCTCTGACCGCCTCGGCCAAGGGGGCCAAGGTCGTTCTGGCCGACAAAGGCTACTGCGGCTCCAGCGGCGCAACCGCCCCGTCCGGAACGGGCGTCTGGTATGTAGATCCCGATAAGGAGCTTCGCGAGAAAGCGAAGGCAAGCCGTTTCATTCTGGGCGGCAGTCTGGCGGAGCACAGCTGGATGGACCGGGTGCTTAACCGTACGTATGAGAATATGAACCGGCTCGGCTTATCGGGATACCCGTTCCCGGTGGATGAATTCGGCAATCCCCACCGCCGCAGTCTGCAGGGGCCGGAGTATATGAGGCTGATGCGCAAGCTGGTGAAAAAGGCGGGCGTTACCATCCTCGACCACAGCCCTGCGCTGGAGCTGCTGGCCGACGAACACGGCATAGCCGGCGCCACCGGCGTGCAGACGCAGACCGGGGAAGCCTGGAGTGTAATAGCCGGAGCGGTTGTGATCGCAACCGGCGGCTGCGCTTTCCTGAGCAAGGCGCTGGGCTGCAATGTACTGACCGGCGACGGGCTTCTGCTTGCCGCCGAGGCGGGCGCGGCCATGTCGGGGATGGAGTTCTCCAATGCCTATGCCATATGCCCGACTTTCTCTTCCGTGACCAAGACGGCGTATTACAGCTATGCAAGCTTCTATTACGAGGACGGAAGCGTTGTGGAAGGCGCGGGTTCCAAGAAAGGACGTTCCTTCATTGCACGGAATCTCCTACAGGGGAGAAAGGTCTTTGCCCGGCTGGATCAGGCGCCGGAGGATTTGCGGCCTCTCCTGCGGGTGGCGCAGACGAACTTCTTCCTGCCCTTCGACCGGCTCGGCATCGATCCGTTCAAGGACGCCTTCCCTGTAACGCTTCGGCTGGAAGGCACGGTCCGCGGAACCGGAGGCATCCGGATTACGGACGAGGCTTGCGGAACGGGCGTGCCCGGATTGTATGCGGCCGGGGATGCCGCAACCCGCGAGCTGATCTGCGGCGGCTTCACCGGCGGCGGAAGCCACAATGCCGCCTGGGCCATGTCCTCCGGCTCCTTCGCCGGAGAGGGAGCAGCCGGCTATGCGCTGAGCCTTGGACGGCATGCCGCGGGACGCGCTCCGGCCGGACTTTCATCCTCGACCCTTACGCACCGGAAAGCTCAGCCGGGAGCGGCGTCCCGGGCGCTGGAATACACCGCTGCCGTGCAGGCGGAGGTAACGCCTTACGATATCAATCTGTTCCGTACCGGGGAACGCCTTGAGGCTTCCCTCGGACGGTTGGACCGGCTGTGGAAAGAGCAGCGAGGTCAGGAAGTGGAGCTTACCGCCGAAGGCGTGAAGCTCCGGGAAACGGCGGCCATGACGGCGACGGCTCGCTGGATGTACTCCTCGGCGCTCGCCCGGACGGAAACGAGGGGCATGCATAAACGCGAGGACCACAAGGCGATCGATGAGAACCAGCACTACCGGTTAATCAGCGGCGGATTGGATGAGGTCTGGGTGAAGCCCGAACTTACGGCAAAGGAGAGTGTCCCGTCGTGA
- a CDS encoding ABC transporter permease produces MSEGAKVIVQPGTGVREGSGKLKAVREKAAASRRPISWKLYLSNLGVGVIIPALAVALWQAAGSAGWASPEFLPTPLAIARSFVDLAVSGGLAHHLGVSLGRAFLGFLIGGAFGLLLGILTGLFRSAEYLLDPSVQVLRLVPHLAIAPLIILWFGFGEVSKVAIIISGSFFPLYINTFVGIRHVDHKLLEVGRVLGFSPYQRLRRLVLPAALPNILLGLRLSLAVAWISLVVAELIGSQSGVGFLINEAKQNSNTEIIFVGILIFAFVGKLIDSIFRVLEHRLLFWRDSYRG; encoded by the coding sequence ATGAGTGAAGGAGCCAAAGTTATTGTCCAGCCGGGAACAGGCGTGCGGGAAGGAAGCGGCAAGCTTAAAGCAGTACGTGAAAAAGCGGCGGCATCCCGGCGGCCGATTTCATGGAAGCTGTATCTGTCCAACCTTGGCGTCGGCGTGATTATTCCGGCATTGGCTGTTGCATTGTGGCAGGCCGCCGGGAGTGCCGGCTGGGCATCGCCCGAATTTCTGCCTACGCCGCTGGCCATCGCCCGGTCCTTTGTTGACCTGGCGGTATCGGGCGGGCTTGCGCATCATCTCGGAGTCAGTCTTGGACGGGCGTTCCTGGGCTTTCTGATCGGAGGGGCTTTCGGCCTGCTGCTGGGCATCCTGACGGGCCTGTTCCGCAGCGCGGAATATTTACTGGACCCAAGCGTTCAGGTGCTGCGCCTGGTTCCCCATCTGGCGATTGCTCCGCTGATCATCCTTTGGTTCGGCTTTGGGGAAGTGTCCAAAGTGGCCATTATTATCAGCGGCTCTTTTTTTCCACTCTACATCAATACCTTTGTGGGGATCCGGCATGTGGACCACAAGCTGCTGGAGGTCGGAAGGGTGCTCGGCTTCAGTCCGTACCAGCGGCTGCGCCGGCTTGTCCTGCCAGCGGCGCTGCCGAATATTCTGCTGGGCCTGCGCTTGTCGCTGGCGGTGGCCTGGATCAGTCTGGTCGTTGCGGAACTGATCGGTTCGCAGTCGGGCGTCGGCTTCCTTATTAATGAAGCAAAGCAAAATTCCAATACGGAAATTATCTTTGTCGGGATTCTCATTTTCGCCTTCGTCGGCAAGCTGATCGATTCGATCTTCCGGGTGCTGGAGCACCGATTATTGTTCTGGCGGGACAGCTACCGGGGGTAA
- a CDS encoding ABC transporter permease, whose product MSNRTAAIRTAGKPGKGAQVLLGLLLPVTVLALWQALGHYGLISDLLFPTPYTIAASFASLAASGDLWSNLRISAVRVLLGFALGGGLGLAFGILVGLFKRSEKLLDPSLQMIRMIPSLAVVPLFILWFGIGEESKVLLIAKAAFFPLYINTFMGIRSVDNKLFEVSRVLGFSRPKQILKLVLPGAVPHIMLGARLSLGLSWLGLVVAELIASTSGIGYMMSDARQFADTPVVFVGILIFAVCGLLSDTAMRLIEHRLLRWKESYKG is encoded by the coding sequence ATGAGCAACCGTACCGCCGCCATCCGAACCGCAGGCAAGCCCGGAAAAGGGGCTCAAGTCCTGCTTGGTCTGCTGCTGCCGGTAACTGTTCTGGCGCTTTGGCAAGCGCTGGGGCATTACGGATTGATTTCGGATCTGCTGTTTCCGACGCCGTATACGATAGCGGCCTCTTTTGCTTCGCTTGCGGCTTCGGGAGATTTATGGAGCAATCTTAGAATCAGCGCCGTTCGGGTTCTGCTCGGTTTTGCGCTCGGCGGGGGTCTCGGGCTTGCGTTCGGGATTCTGGTCGGACTGTTCAAACGCTCAGAGAAGCTGCTTGATCCTTCACTGCAGATGATCCGGATGATCCCAAGCCTCGCGGTAGTCCCGCTGTTTATCCTCTGGTTCGGCATCGGGGAGGAGTCGAAGGTGCTGCTGATTGCCAAAGCCGCATTCTTTCCCCTCTATATTAATACTTTCATGGGGATTCGCAGTGTGGACAATAAGCTGTTCGAGGTGTCCAGGGTGCTCGGCTTCAGCAGACCGAAGCAGATTCTTAAACTCGTGCTTCCGGGGGCGGTGCCCCATATTATGCTCGGCGCCCGCCTGTCGCTCGGACTGTCCTGGCTCGGTCTGGTCGTTGCGGAGCTGATCGCTTCCACCTCGGGCATCGGCTATATGATGTCGGACGCCCGACAGTTTGCTGATACACCGGTTGTGTTCGTCGGCATTCTCATCTTCGCGGTCTGCGGTCTGCTGAGCGATACGGCAATGCGTCTGATTGAACATCGGCTGCTCCGCTGGAAAGAAAGCTACAAAGGATAG
- a CDS encoding ABC transporter ATP-binding protein, producing MGETLLDISNLNKSFETAGGPVQALHNVELHVEEGEFITVIGPSGCGKSTLLRIVAGLDGGYSGTVTLEGAKINGPGIDKGFIFQEHRLFPWLTVEKNIASDLSLRDPGVWKKVDELIELVKLKGFEKSYPRELSGGMAQRVAIARALLRNPKILLLDEPFGALDAFTRAHMQTVLLDIWRTNRTTMIFVTHDIDEAVFLGNRVVILEPRPGKIRKIVHIDLPYPRKKATASFQELRLKVLSEFEKVEELELTDGAGI from the coding sequence ATGGGAGAAACGCTGCTGGACATTTCCAATCTGAACAAATCTTTCGAAACCGCGGGCGGTCCGGTGCAGGCGCTGCACAATGTCGAGCTCCATGTGGAGGAAGGGGAATTCATTACGGTGATCGGCCCGAGCGGCTGCGGCAAAAGCACGCTGCTGCGCATCGTCGCCGGTCTGGACGGCGGATACAGCGGGACGGTTACGCTGGAAGGGGCGAAGATCAACGGCCCGGGCATTGACAAGGGGTTTATTTTTCAGGAGCATCGCCTTTTTCCCTGGCTGACCGTGGAGAAGAATATCGCTTCCGATCTGTCGCTGCGCGATCCCGGAGTCTGGAAGAAAGTGGATGAACTGATCGAGCTGGTGAAGCTGAAGGGATTCGAGAAGTCATATCCCCGCGAACTGTCCGGCGGCATGGCCCAGCGGGTGGCGATTGCCCGCGCGCTCCTGCGAAATCCGAAAATTCTGCTGCTCGACGAGCCGTTCGGCGCGCTGGATGCTTTTACCCGGGCGCATATGCAGACGGTGCTGCTGGATATATGGCGGACCAACCGGACAACGATGATCTTTGTGACCCATGATATCGACGAGGCGGTTTTCCTGGGCAACCGGGTGGTCATTCTGGAGCCGCGGCCGGGGAAAATCCGGAAAATCGTCCACATTGATCTTCCGTATCCCCGCAAAAAAGCAACCGCTTCTTTTCAGGAGCTGCGGCTGAAGGTGCTCAGCGAATTCGAAAAGGTAGAAGAGCTGGAGCTGACCGACGGAGCGGGCATTTAG
- a CDS encoding radical SAM protein, with amino-acid sequence MSREQIKSRLYQELKIKNEVNIEGVAADPAIFRHLDLGGAVQEQVHLCFEMDHETHEGFDLPTGYTTPGGLRFAFHWDSRSDFRIVYDGGEYVLTHKGKELFPVSFDKRPKYYALSASDGTPFSRIAGYAPGYTGGGTVSIAYSNECSLKEKGQDCLFCNINATKDTYSEIQGIKWKNPKQIGEAVAAAYRLDGVTHTNLTGGFVPERREVDYYIDVAEAIQESTGLRDFNGTAVIGAPLDLEIIDRYKEAGFRTLAMNLEMWDPNFYAAILPGKVAECGGREHWIKAIEYAAKVFGKGKVRSGFVAGIEPKKATLEGVEYFASIGVLSLTGAWTPNPGSALEGHRTPHAEWHLDMAYKCHEIFKKYGFSYKDYFDIAPSPNFLIHDLFAIDEEIVPAFGEVAGENAKESDRIA; translated from the coding sequence ATGAGCAGGGAGCAGATCAAAAGCCGGCTTTATCAGGAATTGAAAATTAAAAATGAAGTGAATATCGAGGGAGTGGCGGCTGATCCGGCCATATTCCGGCATCTTGATCTGGGAGGAGCGGTTCAGGAGCAGGTTCATTTATGCTTTGAAATGGACCACGAGACCCACGAGGGCTTCGACCTGCCCACCGGCTACACCACACCCGGAGGTCTGCGGTTCGCCTTCCACTGGGACAGCAGATCGGACTTCCGGATTGTATATGACGGCGGCGAGTACGTGCTGACGCATAAAGGCAAAGAGCTGTTTCCCGTATCGTTCGACAAGCGGCCCAAATATTATGCGCTAAGCGCTTCCGATGGCACGCCATTCTCGCGGATTGCCGGGTACGCTCCCGGGTATACGGGGGGAGGAACGGTTTCCATCGCCTACAGCAATGAATGCTCGCTGAAAGAAAAGGGGCAGGATTGCCTGTTCTGCAATATTAACGCGACCAAGGACACGTACTCGGAAATTCAGGGCATCAAATGGAAAAATCCGAAGCAGATCGGGGAGGCGGTAGCCGCCGCTTACCGGCTCGACGGGGTGACGCACACGAACCTGACCGGAGGGTTTGTTCCTGAGCGGCGGGAGGTCGACTATTACATCGACGTCGCCGAGGCGATTCAGGAGAGCACCGGACTCCGGGATTTCAACGGTACCGCGGTTATTGGAGCGCCGCTGGATCTGGAGATTATCGACCGCTACAAGGAAGCGGGCTTTCGGACTCTGGCAATGAACCTGGAGATGTGGGACCCGAACTTTTACGCGGCGATTCTTCCGGGCAAGGTGGCAGAATGCGGCGGCCGGGAGCACTGGATCAAAGCGATCGAGTACGCGGCCAAGGTGTTCGGCAAAGGCAAGGTGAGATCGGGCTTTGTTGCGGGTATCGAACCGAAGAAGGCGACGCTTGAGGGTGTAGAGTACTTCGCTTCCATCGGCGTGCTGTCCCTGACCGGGGCCTGGACGCCGAACCCGGGATCGGCGCTGGAAGGCCACCGGACGCCGCATGCGGAATGGCATCTGGACATGGCCTATAAATGCCATGAGATCTTTAAGAAGTACGGGTTCTCTTACAAGGACTACTTCGATATTGCGCCAAGCCCGAATTTCCTGATTCACGATTTGTTTGCGATCGACGAGGAGATTGTTCCCGCGTTCGGCGAGGTTGCCGGAGAGAATGCGAAAGAGAGCGATCGGATAGCATAG